From the genome of Arvicola amphibius chromosome 9, mArvAmp1.2, whole genome shotgun sequence, one region includes:
- the LOC119823123 gene encoding heterogeneous nuclear ribonucleoprotein A1-like has product MSKSESPKEPAQLRKLFIGGLSFESTDESLRSHFEQWGTLTDCVVMRDPNTKRSRGFGFVTYATGEEVDAAMNARPHKVDGRVVEPKRAVSREDSQRPGAHLTVKKIFVGGIKEDTEEHHLRDYFEQYGKIEVIEIMTDRGSGKKRGFAFVTFDDPDSVDKIVIQKYHTVNGHNCEVRKALSKQEMASASSSQRGRSGSGNFGGGRGGGFGGNDNFGRGGNFSGRGGFGGSRGGGGYGGSGDGYNGFGNDGSNFGGGGSYNDFGNYNNQSSNFGPMKGGNFGGRSSGPYGGGGQYFAKPRNQGGYGGSSSSSSYGSGRRF; this is encoded by the coding sequence ATGTCCAAGTCAGAGTCTCCCAAGGAGCCGGCACAGCTGCGGAAGCTCTTCATTGGAGGGCTGAGCTTCGAAAGCACCGACGAGAGTCTGAGGAGCCATTTTGAGCAATGGGGAACACTCACGGACTGCGTGGTCATGAGAGATCCAAACACCAAACGATCCAGGGGCTTTGGGTTTGTTACGTACGCCACTGGGGAGGAAGTGGATGCCGCTATGAATGCGAGACCCCATAAGGTGGATGGAAGAGTCGTGGAACCCAAGAGAGCTGTGTCGAGAGAGGATTCTCAGAGACCGGGTGCCCACTTAACCGTGAAAAAGATCTTTGTTGGTGGTATTAAAGAAGACACGGAAGAACATCACCTGAGAGATTATTTTGAGCAGTATGGGAAGATTGAAGTGATTGAAATCATGACTGACAGAGGCAGTGGAAAAAAGAGAGGGTTTGCTTTTGTCACCTTTGATGACCCTGACTCCGTGGACAAGATTGTTATTCAGAAATACCATACTGTGAACGGGCACAACTGTGAAGTAAGAAAAGCCCTATCCAAGCAGGAGATGGCTAGTGCTTCGTCCAGCCAAAGAGGTCGAAGTGGTTCTGGAAACTTCGGTGGTGGTCGTGGAGGCGGTTTTGGCGGCAATGACAATTTTGGTCGAGGGGGAAACTTCAGTGGTCGTGGTGGCTTCGGTGGCAgccgtggtggtggtggatacGGTGGCAGTGGGGATGGCTATAATGGATTCGGTAATGATGGAAGCAATTTTGGAGGTGGTGGAAGCTACAATGATTTTGGCAATTACAACAATCAGTCTTCAAATTTTGGACCAATGAAAGGAGgaaactttggaggcagaagctctGGCCCTTATGGTGGTGGAGGCCAGTACTTTGCTAAACCACGAAATCAAGGTGGCTATGGtggttccagcagcagcagcagctatggCAGTGGCAGGAGGTTCTAA